One genomic segment of Culturomica massiliensis includes these proteins:
- a CDS encoding RagB/SusD family nutrient uptake outer membrane protein encodes MVKIKYTIVCLLIYVLACISCDLERFPLDQFSEESFWTSEDNATLALTGIYKANILFNSPEYGPTDWWSYGGLLFMEFPTDNAYDRRGTNSNFYKMTNGALLPNNGYVSAYWSNSYAKITRCNRFLEGVSKLTDEAVRTRLTAEARFIRAAQYFYLSSFFHDVPLVMKVLTKDEANMVEKASKARITDFIIQEFTEAAADLPRFKDLQTNETGRATKQAALAFLGRTCLGAKMYPEAAAAYKQIIDFGDNDIDPNYQSIFLPSNENSSENIFSMQYLENLAGMALMQHALPVKDGGWCLINVAGGLFEAYEFTDGTPFSYNSPLYDPADLGKNRDPRLNYTIYYNGAVFKGKVYDCHPDSNSPDKVAGGQTTQTGLMMRKYFDEAYSGDKNSYGGNVPVIRYAEVLLSYLEAKLEAGEVITPSLLNETINKVRGRASVMMPSVTQTNPDLLRPLLRNERRVELAMEGTRYWDLLRWEIAHEVLNGYIFGAPFPGSVRTSPTPDGTVDQYGRWYVNQRAFRRDMDYKWPIPQGEQDINPNLRN; translated from the coding sequence ATGGTAAAGATAAAATATACAATTGTTTGTTTGCTGATATATGTGCTTGCATGTATATCTTGTGATCTGGAACGTTTCCCGTTGGATCAGTTTTCGGAAGAGAGTTTCTGGACCAGTGAAGATAACGCGACACTCGCTCTGACTGGTATTTATAAAGCAAATATTCTGTTTAATTCCCCGGAATACGGGCCTACGGACTGGTGGTCGTATGGAGGGTTGTTGTTTATGGAATTTCCTACGGACAATGCCTATGATCGCCGGGGAACCAATTCTAATTTTTATAAAATGACCAATGGGGCTTTGTTGCCTAATAACGGTTATGTTAGCGCATATTGGAGCAATTCATACGCTAAAATTACACGTTGTAACCGTTTCCTCGAAGGGGTTTCGAAATTGACAGATGAGGCCGTCAGAACCCGTTTGACGGCCGAAGCCCGTTTTATAAGGGCTGCTCAGTATTTTTACCTGTCTTCTTTTTTTCATGACGTGCCTTTGGTAATGAAAGTGCTGACGAAAGATGAAGCCAATATGGTGGAAAAGGCGTCCAAAGCCCGAATCACGGATTTTATTATCCAGGAATTTACCGAAGCGGCAGCCGATTTACCCCGTTTTAAAGATTTGCAGACAAATGAAACGGGACGGGCTACTAAACAAGCGGCTCTTGCCTTTTTGGGACGTACCTGTTTAGGGGCTAAAATGTATCCTGAGGCGGCGGCAGCTTACAAACAAATCATTGATTTCGGGGATAATGATATCGATCCGAATTATCAGTCGATTTTTTTACCCAGTAATGAAAACAGCAGCGAGAATATTTTTTCAATGCAATATTTAGAGAATCTGGCCGGAATGGCATTGATGCAGCATGCATTACCCGTAAAAGACGGCGGATGGTGTCTGATCAATGTAGCAGGAGGGTTGTTCGAGGCATACGAATTTACGGACGGAACGCCTTTCAGTTATAACAGCCCACTTTATGATCCTGCAGATCTGGGTAAAAACCGCGATCCTCGTTTGAATTATACGATTTATTATAACGGAGCTGTTTTTAAAGGAAAGGTCTATGATTGCCACCCTGATTCCAATAGTCCGGATAAAGTGGCGGGCGGTCAAACGACCCAAACGGGGCTGATGATGCGTAAATATTTTGATGAGGCATATTCGGGGGATAAGAATAGTTATGGAGGGAATGTTCCCGTTATCCGTTATGCCGAAGTTTTGCTGAGTTATTTGGAGGCTAAGCTGGAAGCCGGAGAGGTGATTACACCGTCTTTGTTGAACGAAACGATCAATAAAGTAAGAGGGCGTGCCAGTGTAATGATGCCGTCCGTAACACAGACAAACCCCGATTTGCTCCGGCCTCTTTTGAGGAATGAACGCCGGGTGGAACTGGCAATGGAGGGTACTCGTTACTGGGATCTGCTTCGCTGGGAAATTGCTCATGAGGTGCTTAACGGATATATTTTTGGTGCGCCTTTTCCCGGATCGGTGCGGACAAGCCCTACTCCGGACGGAACGGTTGATCAATACGGCAGATGGTACGTAAATCAACGCGCTTTCCGTAGAGATATGGATTATAAATGGCCGATCCCCCAAGGGGAACAGGACATTAATCCGAATTTACGTAATTGA
- a CDS encoding TonB-dependent receptor has translation MKKKSMYGCIMPILNINSFGKMKPVFLFVVISLFQVFVQESYAQSTKINLKLSDVTLGEAIKTIEAETQFVFFFNNSVVDLNKKVNINIRNGSIREVLSRILASYKYRIENNKIVLLGNEKQEDGKITGTIVDASGLPIIGANVVVKGTSSGTSTDVNGHFSLEVSQGVKLQISYIGYVTKEITVGNRTDYFIELAEDLQTLDEIVVVGYGTEKKVNVIGSIALIGSNKLESRSTPQLSNALTGQMAGVTVIQRTGRPGAGGGEIRVRGVGSFGGESDKSDALVLIDGIPGSLNDINVEDVESISVLKDASTAAIYGSRAANGVILVTTKTGREGRITVNYSGYVGFNKPTELPEFVDTWEYATIYNEAVGRQAYTPEEIQKFKDGSDPDRYANARYLDELFSRNGFQTGHNLTVNGGNTQNKYMISFGYLRQNGIIERNDYQRYNARVNMINGIFPNLTLSTRLSGVYSIRNEPLAPGGDDAAEMINMISKAVRFPGLTPSVLSDGSFGLGREGHGTPPAWIKSGSFFENPWFSVNANLRLDYKPVKDLTLSAIGAYTYSNGERRTYRATMKLTGGQLLGPSSLTHFMGKTIYKTFQATADYNKRIGGHHLNALLGYSWEQEDNRGVQGSRDKFPGNDLPYLNAGSPDNQKASGGGYGWALQSYFGRLKYNFNERYLLESTVRYDGSSRFPKNKKFGLFPSVAAGWRISEESFFKESELLSWVSALKLKVSWGRLGNQNIGNYPYQSVYVLGQNYPFGENFAQGAAVTTAIDPTIKWEETETIDGGIEATLWNGLLSFGVSYFTRKTYDILYRPSGSISSVLGQGISVMNTGKLKNYGWEFEIGHRHRVGEFVYHLNANLSIIRNELQTLGVGNVEQLNGMVGNGSDLFVGYPIQMYYGYLSDGVFLNDADIQAWHDQKKVTPNAKPGDIRYKDISGPDGKPDGIIDPNYDRVYLGTRIPKFTFGFNLEAEYKGFDLAILIQGVAGVKGSLGDFAGYAFRGDGNIQRWQADGRFRPEKPVRYPKYPRVEDLSNSVSPNIVTSDFWILNASYVRLRNIRLGYSFPKKWMHSAKLGGLRLYVQAENPLSWNKYRKGWDPEQNTNGNYYPILATYTFGVNLNF, from the coding sequence ATGAAAAAAAAATCCATGTATGGGTGTATTATGCCCATTCTTAACATTAATTCATTCGGGAAAATGAAACCGGTATTTCTATTCGTTGTCATTTCCCTGTTCCAGGTATTCGTACAGGAAAGTTATGCCCAAAGTACAAAAATCAACTTGAAATTGTCAGACGTTACACTCGGTGAAGCGATTAAAACCATTGAAGCAGAAACACAATTTGTATTCTTTTTTAATAATTCTGTTGTTGATTTGAATAAGAAAGTGAATATAAATATACGCAACGGCAGTATTCGCGAGGTATTGAGCCGGATTCTTGCTTCTTACAAGTATCGAATTGAAAACAATAAGATCGTATTACTCGGTAACGAAAAACAGGAAGATGGTAAAATAACCGGTACGATTGTCGATGCGTCCGGTTTGCCGATTATCGGAGCCAATGTGGTCGTAAAAGGGACTAGTAGCGGAACGAGTACCGATGTAAACGGTCATTTTTCGCTGGAGGTATCCCAGGGTGTTAAATTACAGATTTCCTATATCGGCTATGTTACAAAAGAAATTACGGTAGGTAACAGGACGGACTATTTTATCGAATTGGCTGAGGATTTGCAGACATTGGACGAAATCGTGGTGGTCGGTTATGGAACGGAAAAGAAAGTAAACGTAATCGGTTCTATCGCCTTGATAGGTAGCAATAAGCTGGAAAGTCGTTCGACACCGCAGCTTTCTAACGCATTGACCGGGCAAATGGCCGGTGTTACCGTTATTCAGCGAACGGGAAGGCCGGGAGCCGGAGGTGGAGAAATCCGTGTTCGTGGTGTTGGTTCTTTCGGAGGAGAAAGTGATAAATCGGATGCATTGGTTTTGATCGACGGTATACCGGGTTCATTAAATGACATCAATGTAGAAGATGTGGAGTCTATTTCCGTATTGAAAGATGCTTCGACAGCGGCGATATATGGTTCCCGTGCAGCGAACGGGGTTATTTTGGTGACAACTAAAACAGGACGTGAGGGGAGAATAACGGTAAACTACAGCGGTTATGTCGGATTTAACAAACCGACAGAATTACCGGAGTTTGTCGATACTTGGGAATATGCTACGATTTACAATGAGGCTGTAGGCAGGCAGGCTTATACGCCTGAAGAAATTCAGAAGTTTAAAGATGGAAGTGATCCCGATCGCTATGCCAATGCCCGTTATCTGGACGAACTTTTTTCCCGAAACGGTTTTCAAACCGGTCACAACCTTACCGTTAACGGTGGAAACACACAAAATAAGTATATGATATCGTTCGGTTACCTGCGACAGAACGGAATCATAGAACGTAATGACTACCAGCGTTATAATGCTCGTGTGAACATGATTAATGGTATATTTCCTAATCTGACATTATCCACACGTTTGTCCGGTGTTTATTCCATACGTAACGAACCGTTGGCTCCGGGAGGGGACGATGCTGCAGAAATGATCAATATGATCAGTAAAGCGGTGCGTTTTCCGGGGTTGACGCCTTCTGTACTTTCCGACGGGTCGTTCGGTTTGGGACGTGAGGGCCATGGTACACCTCCGGCATGGATCAAGAGCGGTTCGTTTTTTGAAAATCCCTGGTTTTCCGTAAATGCCAATCTACGTCTGGATTACAAGCCTGTCAAGGACCTCACGTTGTCGGCTATCGGCGCTTATACTTATTCAAATGGTGAAAGACGTACTTACCGAGCTACGATGAAACTGACAGGTGGTCAGCTTTTGGGACCTTCGAGCCTGACTCATTTTATGGGTAAAACTATTTATAAAACCTTTCAGGCGACAGCCGATTACAATAAGCGGATCGGCGGACATCATCTGAATGCCTTATTGGGATATTCCTGGGAGCAGGAGGATAACAGGGGTGTGCAGGGTTCGCGTGATAAATTTCCGGGCAATGATTTGCCTTATCTGAATGCCGGTTCGCCCGATAATCAGAAAGCCTCGGGAGGAGGATATGGTTGGGCGCTTCAATCCTATTTCGGTCGGTTGAAATATAATTTTAACGAGCGTTATTTATTGGAGTCTACCGTGCGTTACGACGGTTCATCCCGCTTTCCTAAAAACAAGAAGTTCGGTTTGTTTCCTTCGGTAGCTGCCGGTTGGAGAATTTCGGAAGAAAGCTTTTTTAAAGAGAGCGAGCTCTTATCGTGGGTATCGGCTTTGAAGCTAAAAGTGTCGTGGGGACGCTTGGGAAACCAGAATATAGGTAATTATCCTTATCAATCCGTATATGTATTGGGGCAAAATTATCCCTTCGGTGAAAATTTTGCACAGGGAGCTGCTGTGACGACTGCCATCGATCCCACTATAAAATGGGAAGAAACAGAGACGATCGACGGCGGGATCGAAGCAACGCTTTGGAATGGGCTTTTGAGTTTCGGTGTTTCTTATTTTACCCGTAAAACATACGATATTTTGTATCGGCCAAGCGGAAGCATATCTTCTGTGTTGGGACAGGGTATTTCCGTTATGAACACCGGAAAACTGAAAAATTACGGGTGGGAATTTGAAATCGGGCATCGTCACCGTGTCGGAGAGTTTGTGTATCACCTGAATGCCAATTTGAGTATTATCAGGAATGAATTACAAACATTAGGAGTTGGTAATGTGGAGCAATTGAACGGTATGGTGGGGAATGGAAGCGATTTATTTGTCGGTTATCCTATACAGATGTATTACGGTTATCTTTCAGACGGGGTTTTCCTGAATGATGCTGATATTCAGGCCTGGCATGATCAAAAAAAGGTAACACCGAATGCAAAACCCGGAGATATCCGTTATAAAGACATCAGTGGACCAGACGGCAAACCGGATGGAATAATCGATCCTAATTACGATCGGGTGTACTTGGGAACACGTATTCCGAAATTTACTTTCGGTTTTAATCTGGAAGCGGAATATAAAGGATTCGATCTGGCTATTTTGATTCAAGGCGTGGCCGGAGTCAAAGGCTCTTTGGGAGATTTTGCCGGTTATGCTTTCAGGGGAGACGGAAATATCCAAAGGTGGCAGGCTGACGGACGTTTCAGGCCGGAAAAACCGGTACGTTATCCTAAATATCCACGGGTAGAGGACTTGAGCAATTCCGTCAGTCCCAATATTGTGACTTCTGATTTTTGGATTTTGAATGCTTCTTATGTCCGTTTAAGAAATATTCGACTGGGCTACTCGTTTCCTAAGAAATGGATGCATTCAGCCAAGTTGGGCGGATTACGCCTCTATGTTCAGGCTGAGAATCCGCTGTCGTGGAATAAATACAGAAAAGGATGGGATCCGGAGCAGAATACCAATGGCAACTATTATCCCATTCTGGCGACTTATACCTTCGGTGTCAACTTAAATTTTTAA
- a CDS encoding FecR family protein, giving the protein MNGIIVKYLQGEATDEEKRLFLDWLRESSENRKLFSQMRDIWLVSGKSPLADSDYARRAFRRFEAEVRAMDTRRKRIRLHACIRKAAAVIFCILCLAGGYFTGSRNYLGQHGQAEASVMNRVIIGKDSKGVVTLPDGTRVWLNADSKLIYPEVFDSDCRRVSLEGEGYFEVIKNEKMPFYVETNGMSVHVLGTRFDVKNYESKATSETTLLTGRVEVFFPGTQKKAILEPNQKITCDKQTGTYRLTKVNAADYILWINERLVCTNETLAVVLYRMKRWYGIEIVCDQGVPLEQRLSLVIRKESPDEIFELLEMIVPVKYRIDGDRVVVSPAGR; this is encoded by the coding sequence ATGAACGGTATAATTGTAAAATATCTGCAGGGAGAAGCTACTGATGAAGAAAAACGGCTGTTTTTGGATTGGTTGAGAGAAAGTTCTGAAAATAGAAAACTTTTCTCGCAAATGCGTGATATTTGGCTGGTGTCGGGAAAATCACCTTTGGCCGATTCGGATTATGCCAGGAGAGCATTCCGGCGTTTTGAGGCGGAAGTGAGGGCTATGGATACGAGACGAAAGCGTATCCGTTTGCATGCTTGTATCCGAAAGGCCGCAGCGGTTATTTTCTGTATTCTCTGTCTGGCAGGCGGTTATTTTACCGGGAGCCGGAACTACTTGGGACAGCACGGACAAGCGGAAGCGAGTGTGATGAACCGGGTGATTATAGGCAAAGACAGTAAGGGTGTTGTTACTTTGCCCGACGGAACGCGGGTTTGGCTGAATGCAGACAGTAAATTGATCTATCCGGAGGTATTTGACTCTGATTGCCGGAGGGTGTCTCTGGAAGGTGAAGGTTATTTCGAAGTAATAAAAAACGAAAAAATGCCTTTCTATGTAGAGACAAACGGTATGTCGGTTCATGTGCTCGGTACCCGTTTCGATGTGAAAAACTACGAATCGAAAGCGACGAGCGAAACTACTTTACTAACCGGCAGGGTTGAGGTATTTTTTCCCGGTACGCAAAAAAAAGCCATTCTTGAACCGAATCAGAAAATCACCTGTGACAAACAAACCGGCACTTATCGGTTGACGAAGGTCAATGCGGCTGATTATATTCTTTGGATTAATGAAAGACTGGTTTGTACGAATGAGACATTGGCAGTTGTCCTGTATCGGATGAAACGGTGGTATGGAATAGAAATCGTGTGCGATCAAGGGGTTCCGTTGGAACAGCGTTTATCACTGGTGATCCGGAAAGAATCGCCGGATGAAATATTTGAACTTCTGGAAATGATTGTTCCGGTAAAATATAGAATCGATGGTGACAGAGTCGTGGTAAGCCCGGCAGGCAGATAG
- a CDS encoding RNA polymerase sigma-70 factor, with protein MRKLKTNHKNNEITLFKELFDEYFQSMVTYAYRYVNDWQTAEDIAQNVFMALWIKKESIDFEKPIKPYLYKAIYNKSINHLNSVLIQRRTDVPETTDILLNREILDYNQYDTLLLKEIKGEIDSFVDTLPPQCRKVFLLSREEHLRNKEIAEKLHISEKAVEKHISKALNEIRNHLIKLDMIPFYILLLLPSQMNS; from the coding sequence ATGAGAAAATTAAAAACAAACCATAAAAACAATGAGATAACTCTGTTCAAAGAGCTATTTGACGAATATTTCCAATCAATGGTCACTTATGCTTATCGCTATGTCAATGACTGGCAAACCGCTGAAGATATCGCACAAAATGTTTTTATGGCTCTTTGGATAAAAAAAGAAAGTATCGATTTCGAGAAACCCATTAAGCCCTATTTATACAAAGCCATTTACAACAAATCGATCAATCATCTCAATTCCGTACTGATACAACGCCGGACCGATGTACCGGAAACCACAGATATCCTGTTGAACCGTGAAATTCTGGATTACAACCAGTACGATACATTGCTGCTTAAAGAAATAAAAGGAGAAATCGACTCTTTTGTCGATACCCTTCCACCACAATGCAGAAAAGTGTTCCTATTGAGCCGCGAAGAGCATCTAAGAAATAAAGAAATAGCCGAAAAACTCCATATCAGCGAAAAGGCCGTGGAAAAACATATATCCAAAGCACTGAACGAAATCCGCAATCATTTGATCAAACTGGATATGATACCGTTCTATATCCTGCTGTTGCTTCCATCGCAAATGAACTCATAA
- a CDS encoding ExbD/TolR family protein produces the protein MAKFKKGGKKETPAISTASLPDIVFMLLFFFMVSTTMREVTLMIQNNLPEATQIAKLEKKSLVSNIYIGKPTMQFQKAYGTEPRIQLNDKFATLQDLGAFVAAEREARKEEERNSITNNLKIQSETTMGIVTDVKQELRKANSLRINYGARQKVTRN, from the coding sequence ATGGCAAAATTTAAAAAAGGAGGGAAAAAAGAAACTCCCGCTATTTCTACAGCGTCATTACCTGATATAGTGTTCATGTTGTTGTTCTTCTTCATGGTTAGTACGACGATGCGCGAAGTGACCCTGATGATTCAGAATAATTTACCTGAAGCGACACAGATTGCCAAATTGGAAAAGAAATCGTTGGTAAGTAATATTTACATAGGAAAGCCGACCATGCAATTCCAAAAGGCATACGGAACCGAACCCCGTATTCAGTTGAACGATAAGTTTGCAACTTTACAGGATTTGGGAGCGTTTGTGGCTGCAGAACGTGAAGCCCGGAAAGAAGAAGAAAGAAATAGTATTACCAATAACCTGAAAATACAATCGGAAACAACGATGGGTATCGTTACGGATGTAAAGCAGGAATTGCGTAAGGCTAATTCTTTGAGAATCAACTACGGAGCCCGTCAGAAAGTGACGAGAAATTAA
- a CDS encoding ExbD/TolR family protein: MAKKTPEINATSTADIAFLLLVFFLATTTMNVDSGMFRKLPPYQQDDTEVPKVAKRNILQVLVNRNNQLAVNGELMDVSKLKERTIEFLLNPMNDENLPEKKVENIDLLGNVEVSKGIVSLQSDKGTSYEMYIAVQDQLAAAYNEVRDRKAVTKWGKKFSALTSDQQEALRKQVPMSISEAEPKNIGGKK; the protein is encoded by the coding sequence ATGGCAAAAAAGACACCAGAAATTAATGCTACTTCGACAGCCGATATCGCTTTCTTGTTGCTTGTATTCTTCTTGGCGACAACGACAATGAACGTAGATTCCGGTATGTTCCGAAAATTGCCGCCATATCAGCAGGATGATACTGAAGTCCCGAAAGTTGCAAAACGTAATATTTTGCAGGTATTGGTGAATAGAAATAACCAGCTTGCTGTAAACGGTGAATTGATGGATGTATCTAAGCTTAAAGAGAGAACCATCGAATTTCTTCTCAATCCGATGAATGACGAAAATTTACCTGAAAAAAAGGTGGAAAACATCGATTTGTTAGGAAATGTAGAAGTGTCGAAAGGTATTGTTTCTTTGCAGAGCGACAAGGGTACTTCCTATGAAATGTATATCGCCGTACAAGATCAGCTCGCAGCTGCTTATAATGAAGTGAGGGATCGGAAAGCGGTAACCAAATGGGGCAAGAAATTTTCGGCCCTGACCTCGGATCAACAGGAAGCGCTCAGAAAGCAGGTTCCCATGTCGATATCTGAAGCAGAACCTAAAAATATAGGAGGGAAAAAATAA
- a CDS encoding MotA/TolQ/ExbB proton channel family protein, whose product MRKLFALIAVLGMLTIGASSMLMAQESTEPAAQTETQTTTTQTLDEDVVESTSMHAAIKQKFIEGGAGFMAAVVLCLIFGLAVAIERVIYLNLSDTNTKKLVNGVEDALNNGGIEAAKEYCRNARGPVASIFYQGLSRYDQGVDMVEKSVVSYGSVQMGLLEKGLTWISLFIAIAPMLGFLGTVIGMIEAFDNIQAAGDMSPALVAGGIKVALITTVGGLIVAMILQIFFNYCNSKIEGIVNNMEDASVSLLDILVKYNQKNK is encoded by the coding sequence ATGAGAAAATTATTTGCACTAATAGCAGTTTTAGGAATGCTTACTATTGGAGCATCGTCTATGCTAATGGCTCAGGAATCAACAGAACCTGCTGCACAAACGGAAACACAGACAACTACGACCCAGACGCTGGATGAAGATGTTGTTGAAAGTACATCAATGCATGCTGCCATCAAACAGAAATTTATCGAAGGTGGTGCCGGATTTATGGCTGCCGTTGTATTGTGTTTGATTTTCGGTTTGGCTGTAGCTATCGAGAGAGTAATTTATTTGAATCTTTCTGATACCAATACCAAGAAATTGGTTAACGGTGTTGAAGATGCATTGAACAACGGCGGTATCGAAGCTGCAAAAGAATATTGCCGTAACGCACGCGGTCCGGTGGCCAGCATCTTTTATCAGGGACTTTCCCGTTACGATCAGGGTGTTGATATGGTTGAGAAATCAGTTGTATCTTACGGTTCAGTACAGATGGGTCTTTTGGAAAAAGGTCTGACCTGGATTTCATTGTTTATCGCTATCGCTCCGATGTTGGGATTCTTGGGAACGGTAATCGGTATGATCGAAGCTTTCGATAACATTCAGGCTGCTGGTGATATGAGTCCGGCTTTGGTTGCAGGAGGTATCAAGGTGGCTTTGATTACGACCGTTGGTGGTTTGATCGTAGCTATGATTCTGCAGATATTCTTCAACTACTGTAATTCAAAAATCGAAGGCATTGTTAACAATATGGAAGATGCTTCAGTAAGTTTGTTGGATATCTTAGTAAAATACAACCAAAAAAATAAATAA
- a CDS encoding asparaginase codes for MTRSILIIYTGGTIGMINDPETGALCPFDFEQIMNAVPEIKEFGFKIDSYTLPKLIDSSDVKPQLWKELCDIILENYEKYSGFVILHGTDTMAYSASALSFMLNNLTKPVVFTGSQLPIGKIRTDGRENLIAALEIAAAEIEGKAVVPEVCILFGAKLFRGNRTTKINAESFDAFQSFNYPPLAEIGIHIHYNYGAIDYAPRIGEVSAYTDMDTHIAILKIFPGIRPEFIDAVIEMPGLKGLILETYGSGNAPTDEVFLGKVRKACEKGILIYNVTQCQGGTVEMGRYETSRELLRSGVTSGYDITTEAAVCKMMHLLAREKDANEIKKSLNSALKGEITVNHIGF; via the coding sequence ATGACCAGATCGATCTTAATCATATATACGGGTGGTACTATCGGGATGATCAATGATCCTGAAACCGGCGCTTTGTGTCCGTTTGATTTTGAACAAATCATGAATGCCGTACCCGAAATTAAGGAATTCGGGTTTAAGATTGATAGTTATACGTTGCCTAAGCTGATTGATTCTTCAGATGTAAAGCCTCAATTATGGAAAGAGTTATGTGATATCATTCTGGAGAATTACGAAAAATATTCCGGTTTTGTCATTTTGCACGGTACGGATACAATGGCTTATTCTGCTTCGGCGTTGAGCTTTATGCTCAATAATCTGACGAAACCGGTGGTCTTTACCGGTTCACAATTGCCTATCGGGAAAATCCGGACAGACGGACGGGAGAATCTGATCGCTGCTTTGGAAATTGCAGCGGCAGAAATTGAAGGCAAGGCCGTTGTTCCGGAAGTTTGTATTTTGTTCGGGGCCAAATTGTTCAGGGGTAACCGGACGACAAAAATCAATGCTGAAAGTTTTGATGCTTTTCAGTCGTTTAATTATCCGCCGCTGGCGGAAATAGGTATCCACATTCATTACAATTACGGAGCGATTGATTATGCGCCTCGGATCGGGGAGGTATCTGCTTATACGGATATGGATACCCATATCGCTATTCTGAAGATATTTCCGGGTATCCGGCCTGAATTTATCGATGCCGTTATTGAAATGCCGGGTTTGAAGGGGTTGATTCTGGAGACTTATGGGTCAGGGAATGCGCCGACGGATGAGGTTTTTTTGGGTAAAGTCCGGAAAGCCTGCGAAAAAGGGATATTGATTTACAATGTCACCCAATGCCAGGGAGGAACCGTGGAAATGGGGCGTTATGAAACCAGTCGGGAACTTTTAAGGAGCGGAGTGACAAGCGGATACGATATTACAACGGAAGCTGCCGTGTGTAAAATGATGCATTTATTGGCCCGGGAGAAAGACGCTAATGAAATAAAAAAAAGTTTAAATTCGGCTCTAAAAGGAGAAATAACCGTAAATCATATTGGATTTTAA
- a CDS encoding TatD family hydrolase yields MYIDTHSHIYESEFQDDRQEVVQRAVEAGVGRIVLPDIDSGTRPRMLGLAEMYPGIMLPAIGLHPTSVNENYKQELAEVVHDLGTRSFCGIGECGIDLYWDKTWYREQVKVFEYQLGIAEDASLPVIIHSRDAQEEIFRILKKHPYVRGILHCFAGTVEEARCAIDMGFLLGIGGVVTFKNSGLAAIVQEIGADHLVLETDSPYLAPVPFRGKRNESGYIPLIAQKIADTLKTDVKKIEEITTRNAMNLFTL; encoded by the coding sequence ATGTATATAGATACTCATTCTCATATTTACGAAAGCGAATTTCAGGACGACCGCCAGGAAGTTGTACAACGGGCTGTTGAGGCCGGAGTCGGCCGTATTGTCCTTCCGGATATCGATAGCGGGACCAGGCCACGGATGCTGGGGCTTGCTGAAATGTATCCCGGAATCATGTTGCCGGCTATCGGATTGCATCCGACGTCTGTAAATGAAAATTACAAGCAGGAACTGGCAGAGGTAGTGCATGATTTGGGTACCCGTTCCTTTTGCGGTATCGGAGAGTGCGGTATAGACCTTTATTGGGATAAAACCTGGTACCGGGAACAGGTGAAAGTGTTCGAATACCAGTTGGGAATAGCCGAAGATGCTTCACTTCCGGTGATCATTCATTCCCGGGATGCTCAGGAAGAGATTTTCCGGATTTTGAAGAAACATCCTTATGTCCGGGGAATATTGCATTGTTTTGCAGGAACGGTTGAAGAGGCCCGCTGTGCTATAGATATGGGTTTTTTGCTCGGTATAGGTGGAGTGGTGACGTTTAAGAATTCCGGATTGGCAGCTATTGTGCAGGAAATCGGGGCAGATCATTTGGTGCTGGAAACGGATTCGCCTTATTTGGCTCCGGTTCCTTTCCGGGGGAAAAGAAATGAAAGCGGGTATATACCGCTTATTGCACAAAAAATTGCGGATACCTTGAAGACGGATGTTAAAAAAATAGAAGAAATTACGACTCGAAATGCAATGAATTTATTTACTTTGTAG